The Arachis hypogaea cultivar Tifrunner chromosome 19, arahy.Tifrunner.gnm2.J5K5, whole genome shotgun sequence genome has a window encoding:
- the LOC112775627 gene encoding ACT domain-containing protein ACR12: MAMAMTKTFLAAAPSFAVHGGGGGGRASDPLVIPFFSHSSISPVPLHRFPTSPSLSRNNNKNVIYASAYDFNAVSSASLKSTDNLDSVPMPIVMIDQDSDTEATIVQLSFGDRLGALIDTMRALKNLGLDVSKGTVSTEGPVKQTKFFITQADTGRKVEDPDMLERIRLTIINNLLKYHPESSQLLAMGEVFGIKAPEKKLNADIATHIHVKQDGPKRSLLYIETADRPGLLVEIIKVIADVNINVESAEIDTEGLIAKDKFHVSYGGAALNSSMSQVLVNCLRYYLRTPETDIDSY; the protein is encoded by the exons ATGGCTATGGCGATGACAAAGACATTTTTGGCTGCTGCTCCTTCCTTCGCCGTacacggtggtggtggtggtggtagggcTTCTGATCCACTGGTCATTCCTTTCTTCTCTCACTCTTCCATCTCTCCTGTTCCTCTTCACCGCTTCCcaacctcgccctctctctccaGGAACAACAATAA GAATGTTATATATGCTTCTGCATATGATTTTAATGCAGTCAGTTCAGCTTCACTG AAATCCACTGACAATCTTGATAGTGTTCCTATGCCAATAGTAATGATAGATCAAGACTCGGATACTGAAGCAACAATAGTGCAACTTAGCTTTGGTGATCGCCTTGGAGCCCTTATTGACACG ATGAGAGCATTAAAAAACTTGGGGTTGGATGTTTCAAAGGGAACTGTCTCCACAGAGGGACCAGTGAAGCAAACAAAGTTTTTTATTACTCAGGC AGACACTGGCCGCAAAGTTGAAGATCCTGATATGTTAGAGAGAATTCGACTGACCATTATTAACAACTTGTTGAAATATCATCCT GAGTCGAGCCAATTACTAGCCATGGGTGAGGTGTTTGGCATAAAGGCTCCAGAGAAGAAG CTTAATGCTGATATTGCAACTCATATACATGTTAAGCAAGATGGGCCCAAGAGGAG CTTGCTGTATATAGAGACAGCAGACAGGCCAGGCTTGCTCGTTGAAATCATTAAAGTCATCGCAGATGTGAACATCAATGTTGAATCGGCTGAGATTGATACAGAA GGCTTGATTGCTAAAGATAAATTTCATGTCAGTTATGGTGGCGCTGCATTAAACAGTTCAATGTCTCAG GTTCTGGTGAACTGTCTCCGTTACTATCTCCGGACGCCAGAGACAGATATTGATAGTTACTGA